The candidate division KSB1 bacterium DNA segment CCCCTCGTCATCATCGGCGTGATTCTTTCGACCTTGCACCAATCCTCGCTCGGCTCGCTGTATCTGATCGTACCGGAGAAACTTCATCCGCTGTGGTACTCGTCGCTGCTGCCGGTTTTCTTTTTCATCTCGGCCATCGGCGCCGGCGGCGCCATGATCATCTTCGAGTCATTCATGAGCAGCCGGGCGTTCAAGCGGCAAATTGAAATGCCTTTGCTCTCGCAGCTTGGCCGCGGCATCGTCGTGATCTTGATGGTTTACACCGTGATGAAAATTCAAGACCTGCTTCATCGCGGTGCTTTGAGCGCCGTGTTCTCTTTCAGTCTGGAATCGGCGTTGTATGGCGTCGAAATGGGCATTGGCGTTTTGTTGCCGATGATTCTGCTCGCGATACCCAAAGTGCGACTGCATAAAACCGGTTTGTTCGTCTCAGCGCTGCTGGTGGTGTTGGGCTTCGTGCTCAATCGCATGAACGTCAGTCTCACCGGCATGGAAGGGTGGGCGAAAGCGGGTTATTTCCCCTCGTGGATGGAAATCGCCGTGACGATGATGATCGTTGCGCTTGGCTTTGCCGCGTTCACGCTGGCGGCGCGTTACCTGCCGGTTTTTCCAAAGGCTGAAGAGGAAGCCAAGCAACTCGAAGAAGACTACCTCGGTGAAAAGGCTTACGTGCTTTGAGAAATGTCCGCCCTGATGAAACTCATAATACGGAACTGGAACGAATTACCCGCCGCTTCACGCCCGCCTTGGGCAGCAACATCGGCCCGGAGTATGACATCCCGGCGCCCGATGTCAACACCAACGCGCAAATCATGGCGTGGATATTGGACACCTAGAAAATGCTCTTGGCGGAGTGGATGATTGATTTTTTTCTATAGCAATGTCAGTATCAACTTTTTTTGTAGTTTTTATTTAAGGAGGCGAATATGGCCCTCATGATCACGGCTGAATGCATCAATTGTGGCGCTTGCGTGCCGGAATGTCCGAACAACGCGATTTATGGTGTTGGCGAAGAATGGGCATTCGCCGACGGCACGACGGTGACCGGCCAAATCGAATATCAGGGTGAAATGGTCGAGGTCAACAAAAAATTTCCTGCACTCTCTGATAGCATTTACTTTATCGTTCCCGAAAAGTGCACCGAATGTGTCGGCTTTTATGACGAGCAAAAGTGCGTCTCGGTTTGTCCGGTCGATTGCTGTGTCGAGGATCCCGACCATCGCGAGTCCCAGGAAGAGCTGATGGCAAGAAAAGAGAGGTTGCATCCGTAAAACCATCTTATTGACGAAAGAGAAGCCATGAAGAAGTTCTTAAATAATGGATTTTTTATCCTCTTTCTACCCTTTGCATGCATGTTGAGTGCATGCAAACATAGCCTCGATGCTGATCTGGTGTATGGCGAAGTGAAGATTGTATATTCCACCGATGCATTGAACGACTTGTATATCGTCGACATCGATGGACAAAACAACTTGCCACTGCTCAAACTCAGAGAGCGAGGTATTGACGTTGCCTGGTTTCCCCATGCTTCAAGAATCGTTTATGCGGAGCGTCTCGGCCATTCTGATCGTGATACGACCTATGTCTGGCTCTTTGATCTCAAAACCAAGCTGAAAAGCCTCTTATTTGTTGAAAATGAACATGTGCCCAGTCAATTTAGTGTTTCTCCGCGCGGCGATAAAATTGCTTACCGGCGTTACGATATCGTGAAAAATGTGGCGCAGGTATGTGTAATCACCTCGGATGGCTTGGGAAAGAGGCTGATATTGACAAATACAGCAACGCTCAACCAATTTCCCAAATGGTCGCCGGACGGCAGTAAAATTGTTTTCGTTTCCGGTATAAATGAAAATGCGGATATTTGCATGATCAATGCTGATGGCAGCGGTTTCAGAAAGCTTACCGACAAACCCGGCAACGACTCCGAGCCATCATTTTCTCCTGATGGCAAGAAGTTAGTCTATCGCTCCACCGCGAATGAGAAACACGCCATTGTTATCATGGATATTGCTGGGACTGACCCGCACACGATTACAGCGATGGACTCTGTGTATCGAGGGCATCCCGTATAGTCGCCAAACGGAACGCTGATTGCATTCCAGCAATTCGTGCCACTCAAAGCCAATCGCATCTTTTGCATGCGCACGGACGGAACGGAAATCCGACAATTATCTCGGGACGATGACGGTGGTCACTATCGTCCACAATGGGCTCCCTATGGTGACAAAATTGTGTTCTTGTCAAACGCCAATAATCAGCTTAACCTGCTCGTTGTGGATCGTAACAACGGCGAGCAGCGCCCAATTACTCGTCTTGGTTCCTCGAAAAGCGGCAGCAATATGATTTATGCAATTTCACCAATGCCAACTCAAGACGTTCCGATAAATTTTTAACGGACTTAAAAAGCGCTGATTTTAACATGAAGGAGGTTCGTCATGCAAGCGTATCTCGATGCCATTCGCGACCGCGTGTGTCCGGTGTGTTTGGATGCGGTCATGGTCGGCAACAAATTTGTGCGCTGCGGCCTGCCCGCCGGCCGCAAGTGTCCGGTGGAAATTTATTTGCCGCAAATCGTTGACGTCGTGGAATCCGTCGACAGCTGGTTGATGGAAGACTACGTCAACGTTTTGCGCGAAAAAGTTTGCGCCTCTTGTGAAAATTCCGAAGGCGAGGTTTGCGTCTTGCGGTTGCAAGCCGATTGTCCGCTCGATCGTTATTTCATGCTGGTGGCGGAATCGATCAAGGAAGTTGACGCGCAGATCAACGCCGTAAGCGAAACGGCAGGCATTCCATGAATTCAGATTTTCTTCATGCCAG contains these protein-coding regions:
- the hybB gene encoding Ni/Fe-hydrogenase cytochrome b subunit is translated as MKKILSHITFWRAVLVVLLALGLYATYVRFTQGLGAATNLTDEFPWGLWIGFDILCGVGLAAGGFTLCAVVYIFNLKAFKPIIRPAVLTAFLGYLLVIIALLYDLGRPDRIWHAIIMWNPHSVMFEVAWCVMLYTTVLALEFSPILFEGLGWMKAVRVMRTITIPLVIIGVILSTLHQSSLGSLYLIVPEKLHPLWYSSLLPVFFFISAIGAGGAMIIFESFMSSRAFKRQIEMPLLSQLGRGIVVILMVYTVMKIQDLLHRGALSAVFSFSLESALYGVEMGIGVLLPMILLAIPKVRLHKTGLFVSALLVVLGFVLNRMNVSLTGMEGWAKAGYFPSWMEIAVTMMIVALGFAAFTLAARYLPVFPKAEEEAKQLEEDYLGEKAYVL
- a CDS encoding 4Fe-4S dicluster domain-containing protein, with amino-acid sequence MALMITAECINCGACVPECPNNAIYGVGEEWAFADGTTVTGQIEYQGEMVEVNKKFPALSDSIYFIVPEKCTECVGFYDEQKCVSVCPVDCCVEDPDHRESQEELMARKERLHP